Within Tenebrio molitor chromosome 3, icTenMoli1.1, whole genome shotgun sequence, the genomic segment ACTTCGCAGAGAATAATCGCCGCTTTTGCAGATCATGGAGGTACACAAGAAGTTGCTGAAGCTGCAAGAAACGAACGATTTAATGTTACAATAAACtgttcaaatttatttatactcTCAATATTTATACAATACAACTACATTATCCTTATACACAGTTAAATACGTACAATATTTAGCTCGAATAAACATAAGTATTAATTATGGTACAAAATCACAAAAGATAGTTAATTTTCGTTATGAAGATCTATCAAAATTCttgtaacaaattaattattattagaatcAGTCAAGTGTTGTTATAATACAGTTGTGCAGTTTAAAAGGTACGGCCCATCACGATCTTGCCTTTGATCGCCTCGTGGGTGTTCTCCACGAAGCCCAACTTGCCGTAGAAGGCGTGGGTGTAGCTGTCAGTCGAACTCATGACCACGTGTACGCCGAACGAACCTGGAACACGCCTTTAATACCGTCACGTGACCGCGACCTCACTCACCGTTGGCCCGCAACGCCGCTAGCAAACACGTGACCAGCCTCTTGCTCACCGATTGGTCCAGAACAGACGGAAGAATACTGCAGATCATGCTGGAAGGGTGGGTGGGACTCGACACGTAGATCTCGTCCTTGAACCCGTGGAAATACGATATGCTATCCTGCAACTAGACAGTTCAACCACCCTTCGCGAACACTCGGATCGGGCTAACCTGCGCAAACTTGGACAAATCCTTGTCGCTCAGACTCATGGGGTACTTTTCGCACATCTCCGGTATCCAGGCGAGCTCCATCTTCACCCGGAACTTCTTGTAGTCGGGGGATGCGCACGCGTACCCCACTATCCCCGCGTCGTCCTCCACCACGAAGCAGAACTCCGGGTGGAGCGTCAAATAGGGGGCCACGACCCTGTCGGCTTGGAGATTCTTCAGCTGGTCGGGGTAGGGGTGGGGGTCCTCGAGTCCGTCCTTGCAGGTGCGGCTGCACACGCTGTACACCATCTCCTCGTCAGCGGGCAGATAGGGTCGCACCGTGAACACCCGGCACGTGGGGACGTCCGGGACTTTGTAGACGAAGAGGTCGTTGCCGGAGTCGACCGGGATCAGGCGCTGGAACAAAATCGAGATGAGGATGTGGTGGGTTCGCTGGGAACGTGTGGACACCTCCAGAGCGCGGTCGCTTACCTGGAGGTCCGCCGTGAGGCCCCCGCGAAAGACCCACGGCTCCTGCTCGCCGCTCATGAACGTCTCCTTCCACCCCTTCGAAAACCCTGTCGGAAAACGTGATCAGCGATTTCGTTAAATTGGGACACGCTGCGTTCGCTTGCGCCGTTACGCCCAAACTGTCCTACGCCACAACGCTACTTACCCTCGGggatacaaaattatttactcGAGCGGAGGCCCCGGCGACGCGACCGAACAACGAAACCGAGTCGCCGGGACCTCCGCGGGGTACGCCAGCGCCCTCTGACGCAAGAAAGCTTTACGCAAGATGCGTTGCGCATTATACTACGTTCTGGTCGATGCATACATGTATAGGTCCCCTGGGTGTATGAAGGCATAGAAGCAGGAAACTGGCCGCCAGCTTAAGAAAATAAAGAGCTTATTAATAACTGGAAAATACTGGGAAATATCTGTAAAACACTCAAGACAGGTCAGTGGGAGGACGTCGAGATGGTAGCGATGCTGCTGCCATCCCCGCGTCCTTCCTATACTcgaggaaaacaaacaaaatcgATTACTTTCCAGATTGTCGGAACTACGCCCTAATCTTCAACAAATCCTGGTCACCAAAGTCCTGTTCTCTCTGCACATCTGCTGAAACACAAGTTACGCCAAGCACGAAGGGTGGACCGTCAAGTAAAAtcgtcgaaaaataaaaatcaaatggaATGGGGGACGCCGCAGTTACGCCTTGCGCTCAAGCGGTTCGGGCTGGCTTGGATCTCACCGAGCGGCTCGACGGCGCATCTCCGCGACATTTAAATAAACTAGACTAGTTAATCACTCTCCGtccattaaataaaatgcaattCTGACAGGCTAACTTCTAGTACTTTTTGTTTTGTGCGGTTGGCAGGTTCAATCTAAATGACAGACAACCAAATTTGTCCGTTTGAAAGTTACTGCAATTACTTGTACGTGCTCCGTTGAGTTTATTCGTCTGATTTAACCCCTTCGAGGCGCCTGTAACAGATCTACCACACCTTTGCATTGATACTGCATTGACAGATAACGACTGCGCGATGAAAGGATtaatatttgcaaatttgaagtttttgacatttgacagttcaATTAGATTTTCTGCAAACACAATTTTGAAGGATTTACTAGAGTGGACGGATAGTAACAACCCCTGCTACACATAAATCGCTTCATTTTACGTCGCCGCAGAAATGCGCCGTCTTGTGACCATCCCGGACCGCGGTAAGATTCAAGACATCCTAATGTCGGTTGGAAAGTAATCGATTTCGGACGGGTCTCGTCGAACCTGTCCGAACCGGAGCTCGTCCGGACGAGCCGCCGCCCCTCGAGGCCCGACGCGGACCCCACCTCACAGGATCACACAATCGCCCCGTTTCACTTACCCAACCACTTCACATAAGAATTGAGCAAAGAAATAACACCCCTGATATCCCAAAGGTACGAGTAGAGGTCGTACAAGATCTCTCTGTTGTTGCAGCTGGACAAATGCTGGAACAGCCTGTTCACCGCTTGCGTCATCTCGTTCATTTTTTCAGCGCGGATGAACCACTCCTGCACCTGGAATCAACGAACCGGTGCGACTACTGTCCAACGGCGTCGACGGAAACTCACTTCTGATCTCGACGCGTCCTTCTTCTGATTGGCGGCGATGACGACGTGCGCGTTCGATTTCAACCAGTTGAACTCCTGCAACAGCTGCAAGCCTTGGCCGCCGTGCTCGAACGGGAGATAGAAGAGGTCGCAGAGGAGCGACAGGTCCTCGAAGGTCAGTTCGGTCTCTTTCCTTAAACTAGAAATTGAGAGTTGGGACGCGAGAGGGCGTGGCGACTCACTTATCTGGGTCGGTCTGGTTCTCCACGACCATCTGGTTGGCGCCGTCGGTTGTTTCCACCTGCATGCTCCCGCTAGACGTCTGCGCacagaaaaacaaaatcacCGCTATTACACTGTCGCCAacacaaatttgtttttcagCGTTCGGAACTCACCGAAGTCTCGCTCATCGGGACGTCTTCAGTGGAGTTTTCAACTGGGGCTTTGACCACGTGCGCCGGGGATATATTCGGGGTGCTGTTGCAGTCCATCGGTTCCGAAGGGCTCAAACTAGACTCGTTGCTCAAATCCGTACTCGTGTCGGTGTTCATACAGATTTCTTCTTTACCGACTTCCTTCCCATCGATCTGTCCCTCCTCGGGCTTGTCCCCGTTCATGATTTTATTCTTCTCCTTCTCCGGTTTGGTATGAGTCCCGCTCAGGACTGTGATGCTTTTGGTCTCGCAGTCCGACACTGCAATGGGGATGGGGACTGGAGCTATGGGATTCGGGATGGAGTCGTTGCACACGACTTTGGTGTCGGAAACTAACGAATTCATGACGGGCCCGGGCACGGGACTGACTAAACTTTCGGAAACTGTCACCTGGAAAAACAATTGAAGAAAAAGAATCGTTCGGAGGTCGGGACTTACGGTACTGCACACTTCTGCGAGAGCTTGCAATTGATTTTGATTGACTACCGGTTGAGCCATGCTCCCTGTGGTCGTGGTGGTTGTCGAGGTGAGTGTCATGCAAGTGTTGATCGATGGAATTATCGGGAGCGGAATAACGGCGACGGCGGGCTGGGGCTTGACGATGGGGCCCCAAGCCGTCTTGTGTTTGGAAAATTCGGGCAGCCACTCGTTGATGGCGTTGCGGAGGGCTTGCCGGGGGTGGTACATGTTGGGGGAGAGACTGGAGGGGACGTCCTCCCCCAGCCCGTCCTCCGTCTCAGTCTCTAATTTAATATCAGCCGAAACTGTGTCATCTGGAAGGACTCggtcaaaacaaaacacaaacaagTGGGGCGGGGTTACTCAAGGTCAGGTCCCTCTGTCCGTCGACGTTACACCTGGACCACTGCGCCAGCGTGTGGATCGCGACGAAGTTAGCACCGTACTCGCAATTCGGATTGGTCAAGACGCCCCTCAGCTTGGGAATCAGATCAGGGGATCTCCCCGAATACGGCCCAAGAAAGACGCGCTTCTGGTCGTAGTCGTTGGCGTGGAGGTTGTCCCAGATGACGGGCGGCCTCCGCAACGCATCCGTGATTTCTTGTATGTTCTCTTTGGTCAACATCCTCGAGATCACCTTTTGACCTGGAAAAACCGTGTCAGAACGATTCGCTTACTGCGAAGTATCATTACCGGTCCACATGATGTCGATTTCTTGCGCCAGCTTCGAGCCTAGAGTATTCAAATATTCGGAGTTTGTTACGTTGGGCACCGCTCGCGTCGAGCAGTACTGAGTGGGGCACACCAGGAATCTGGGTTGCCCCAGGTGCTGGTAGATGTCGTTGGTGATCGAGACCTGCGCTTGGGCGAACGACTGGAACACCTCCTTGTCGGCCTCGGACATTTCCGGCTCGATGTCGTCAAACAGGAGCGCGAACGCGGTGCACCCGAATTGCGACACCTGTTCGAGTTTTCGCTTGAGCGCCGTGATCTCTTTGGCGCTGCTGTACGTGATGTCGAGACCGGGCGAGAGGGCGTAGTAGAACGTGATGTTTTGATCTTTGGCTGCTTGGATCAGACCGGTCAAGTGCTCCGCTTCCTCCACCGTGTACAGCTCCCGCCAGTACGCCCGGTGCTTGTAGTCGTCTTTGGGGGCGTAAACGTACGAGTCCATCCCCCATTTTTTCATCCTAAAATCGACAATCAGCGCAAATCGTAAATAAACAATCACTTACTTCTGGAACAGGTCCTTGCGTTGTTCCGTCGTCCACGGCCGCCCATAAAATCCTGGAAAATTACAAGAGCAATTAGAGCTTGTTTATGCTCTCGGTTTGGGTTTATTTATGAATTTGTTAAAGGTACAGGCAATTTCCATTATCCCCACTACCATATTTGTAAATACGGGCCAGAGCCACAGGGGATGGGGGCGTCGCGACGGCTCGAAACTACCACCCCGTCTGCTGATTTTTCACCACTCACCTTCGACCACTCCACAAATGAAATTGCCGTTTTTCGTGTTCAAATTTTCCGAGTTTGGTAGGTTAGAATCCTCCGCCATTTTTCGGTCCACAACGTCAAACAGACTAACACAAACTGTCACTGTTGACGTGAACACAGGCAACCAACATAACAAGTACAGGTTATGCAACCCGCGACGCAAGCGATCCAGTTTCAGGCCAGGGATATTGGCAACAATGCGAATGAGAAATTGCAcgcattaaaattaaaaatgcgttTAATGAGGATCTCGGATCATTATGCGTAACCACCGATGCAGCCAATTGATTTGGACAGGGATTTGGTACTGAAACTCCTGTCGCCCAAGCGTCTCATAACTTCCACAGGGCTAGTAGTAAATCCGACACTTGTACAGAATCAGCCTGCAAGAGGGCCCCCACGGTTATAAATTTGCGTTGTAAACGATTCATTTGCGTACTTTACTTGTTTATTTATAGTTTGAGctggtttgaggttatgtcactGGTCCTGTCACACGAAACACCgacatttataaaaagtgTATTTTCGTACTGACTTAAGCTAGACTTACACAAGGCACTAAatccataaataacaataaaatctcCTAACTAAGATAACTTTAAGTTCATGGTTTATTGGCATCGTTTCTAGCTctattttttgaacttttgtGTTGACAACACAAGAACGCTAAACACGCGGCTACGAAGAATATGATATAAAAAACAGCCAAAGCTATGGGAGTGCTTCCGTAATTGTAAAACTTCAACTGCGACGTCAGATATCCGTAATTCGACAAGACTTGGGTGCCGTTCCCGGTGGGACAAGGCAACTGGACGATGATGTCCTGATGTTGCACTTGTTTGTTCCTGCAGTACATCAGCGCGGAACTGCTGGCGATGGCCTCGGGGGACAACTCTCGACTCAGCAGGTACGGCAGAGTCCAAGTCGTGGGACTGACGTACTCCAACCACTTGACGTACGCCGGTAGATCCTTGAAGTGAATCAGATAACCAGACGAGACGAACAGCGCGGTCAGTATCAGCGCCGAAATTGTTGCTGCGGTGTCTCTGAGCGGTACCAGATAGATAAAAGTCAAGATGAACTTTTGGACGCCCACCAAGTACAAAAGCATGACCCCGATGTAGACGTAGAAGCCCTCGTAGTCGTTCAAGCTTTGCATGTACAGTCCAGACATGGAGTAGCTCGGCACCAGATAAATCAACCAGATGAAGAGCGACGGCGGCAAGTTGATGATGCTCTGGAAGCACACAGTCACCACTAGTGGCGCCACCTCGGATACTTACTTTCGAAACGATGTAAGTGAGGCGAGTGTACAAGCCGTCTTTGATGTCTCTCTCGACAGTGTTTCGATTTCTCTGCACTTCTGAGAGAGTCAGGAGGAGCAGGAGCGGCCAAGACGTGACACACATGACGCTGTAGTGGTAGCCTAACCTGTCGTTCAAATTGAGCTGGGGGTCGGAGTTCGGGACATCCCAGAATATTGCACCTATGATCAGCGACAAACTCGCCGAAATCACTATGAGGGTCAGCCAAGCGATGAAGGTTGCCGGTTGGGTGTAGATCATTGACTTACTGGAAGAGTTCAAGGTCAGTCGGACCAGTCGATATCGATTGTAGTAGCACTTACGTGAACAATACGAATCCTTGTACTATACAATTCGAACTCCTTACTGTCATCGGGAGAGTGGAGGGCGGTCCGGGGTCGCTCATCGGTTCTTGTTTCTGCCTGAAGACCTCCGCCAGCTGTTCGATTCTTTGGGAGGATTCTAACATCGCTTCGGCTGACAAGTCGTCGAGCGTTACCAAGTCAACTGATCGAGAAAAGAGAAAATCACAGTCGTGTTATTGTCGTTTTGGGGGGTTTACTCACGGTAGTAGTCCGACGGGTTCTTGAACGACGGACAAGGATAGTCGACCAGGGCGAAATATGGCAACATGTCGCGTCTCCTTCCGCTGAACATGGTCCTTCCGGCGGAAATCAGCAAGATCCTCGACAGCATCGTGAAGATCTCGTAAGTGGGGGGATGCAGCGTCAGTATTACGATTCTGCCCAGCGCGTTTCCGGCGCCGCCGTTCGCCCATTGTCTCAGATACTCCACCAAGAAGAACGTGTCGAAGATGTCCATCCCTCTGGTCGGCTGGTCCAACACGACGATGTCCGTGTCGAGCAACAGGTGACAAGCAACGTTCAGTCTTCGCCGTTCCGAGATCGTCATCGCTTCGACTTTCGTGTTCCTCACCTGCTCCAGTCCCAGATCCTCGATCAGGACGTTAATCTGCAAACAAAAGTGTTATCTCGGGGTGGGACGCGTCTCCACCGGTACCCACCCTATCCATGGCATCGATTTTTAAGTAGCCTAACTTATCGGTGGGCTTCTTGAGATCATAGTGAAACCTCAGAGTCTGTATCACTGTCATGTCTTTGCACAGGTGCGAGTCACTTTGCACGTAGGCCACGCGAGACCTCAACGCGTTGGCTTTGACGTTTTGTCCGTTCAGAATTATATCACCGACCACCGGTCTGGACAGTCCCGCCACCATGTCGAGCAGAGCTGTGCCCTCTTCTTCGGATGTCGCCATGATGGCCATGATCTCGCCGCCCCTGATCTCGAAGGAGATGTCGTTCAGGAGCAGGTGCTGCTTCGAACCGAAGCAGGACGAGGAGCGGGGCCAGATGCCCACACCGCCCACCTACACGcacaaaaaatatcaacaagCGGTTGTTATGTACGCAGTCGTTGCCATGGCGACGGTTGTCATGTGCACAGTTGCCGCGATTACGTGCGTAGATGTCGCCATGACAACGGTTGTTATGTACTCGTTGACAGTTGTGTAATTTTCGGTAAAAACTCTCTCAAAAAGACGAGATGAATTACTTGTAAGTGGGGGTAGATGAACGAGGTGCCTGCGTCCTCCTCTTGACTGAGGTAGTCGGTCCTGATGACCGAGGGGCCCCTACGGGAGACAGGTATGGACAAGTGACTCTCGGCCTTCGAGAGCGGCCGCACCAGGTGGCTGGAATGCCGATTTAATGAGTCAAGTGTCGAGAGTGGTCGACCGCAAACCTGTGATCCATGAGTTCGTGGTGGTGTCCGAATTCGGCGACGCTGTTCCTCCGGGGGTCCCTCATGTGGGGGTGCGACGGGACGTGGAGGGTCCTCCCGTACTCCGCCGCCAACAGGTTGGCCTCGGAGATGCTCTTGTTCCGGTTCCACTGGTTGGCGGGCCGGATGCCGCCTTGTTGCATCGCGGCGATTGGAATTCCGGGATTCTCCTGCATCAAGGTCACAATTAGCTTTCACCCCAGGTGCATTTGTGGTGATTCAGAAGCGGTTAACCTTAATGTACGGCACAATGGGTTAAATGAGACGTGTGATCGGCCATTAGGGGCCCGCGGGAAAATCGTGACAATGGCCCTACCCCGTGATAGGACGGATGGGCATTCTGCATCCGGAAGTCTGGATCGGACCTGTACTTCCTGTTCTGTTTGTACTGGTTCGTTGTTTCATTATCCGAACTGTCGTAGCCGGAACTGCCGTCTCTGGGGCCGCGGCTTCCGGTTTTGGGGCCCCTGCATCAGAAACGTGAAAAATCTGGACCGAACGATGGGCGGTGGTACCTGGTGTGGGGGCGCGTCGAGGCGTTTCTCACGAAGTGCTGGGGAGTCCCCGAGCGGTTGGAGCCGTTGTGGTTCGGGGGAAACACTCGCGGAAGCCCGAACTTCAAATAGGTGTACATGTTGGAGCCCAGCGCCGACCTAGACACAGATCTGATCattcaaaatcattcaaaaagTGGAAAAACCCTACTTGGGCCCGTATCTTGGGTGCGACAAAATCGACTGCACCGTGGTGTCCCTCAATTGGAAGTTCCCGTAAGGGAGAGGACTCTTGTCTGTAGACCCCAGAGCGCTGTCGGTGAAGTCAGAATTCAAATTTTGCCTGTCGACAACAGAGTTAGAAGATGACGGTCTTTGCTTTCGGAGGTACCTGTAGATGGACCAGGCGTGCAGGTCCTCGCTCGTCGTTCCGGAGAAGACCCGAGAGTCGGGGTTCGAAGGCACCGAGTACTTCCGCTCCATCTCGAAGCCTTGCGAGCCACCCCCCTGCGAAGGGGTGCGACTGCGCACCATCCTGCCTTAATTCTCGCTCAATCTGCAACGATTTCTTTGTCATTTCTCTTGGTCAATTAGTGCGGCCTAGTTGGCGGCGGCAAAAAGTGGTAGCGCCAATTACTGAGTGATGCCACTTGTCCACATCATAACAACAATGATGGGCGCCAAAACAATGTCAAAAGAATGACAATGACGATGTCTCGATGTCTTTGAAACACTTGAGTTCATTCGGTAAGTACgttttgacagctgtcaacgCTCGCTCATTTTTAGACTGAACGGTGGTCCGAGAGCTCCATGGGAATCGCGAGTCGACAAAACTTCCGAGAAAAATCCGGTCCCGTTGTGCGAAAACGAAGACAATAAGAAGAGCGCTGCGTTGTCATGACACAACGACCGCGCTTCACCGCCCATCGAGGCGACTTTTTCGCTCTCGTCCGATCAAAATTCGTCTTTGGGCGATCCGTCCGACCCACTTTCGAGTGAACCGTTGATGGCCGACGGTCAAGCATTTCTTCGCGCGGACGTAAACATGCAATGGAGCACTCCGATCGTCCGATTTCACGCTCCGACCACGATACCCACGCTGAATTGCGCAAATTCGCTCTTCACGTCCCCATAAAACGCCCACCGGAGCCTTGCCCCGCGAAAAATGCGACCTTCACACTTAGGGGAGCAGCCGCTGAAATGCTACGGCGCATTATTTAAATGCGATATGGGTCGTAAAAGCGACAATATCCGCGATCAAGGCCTCGCCGCCGGGGACAATCCCGCAGGGGACCGTCTTGGGGCCCCGTCGAAATCGGACGCGCGTCTCGAGGTGACTCACAACAGGCATCGCATCGCTACACAAGAAGTATCTGCATATTTTCATTGACAGGAACAAGGACCGCGTTTAAAAGACACGAGTGGCGGTGTCCTGTTACAACGGTTTCGGCAACTGACTGTGTATTGTTGTGCGACTTCAAAGAGAACACCTTCAAAGTTATGTCACAACAGTTGGTGTTAATTCCGAATAATTATCGGGTGATTGGAATGGGTAGGAGGTCCGCGTATGGTGCGATGCATGCGTTATGGTCACATTGTTTCTTTTGAAGGTCAAGGAAAAGAAGGCAAATGAGGAATGCGCATTGCTAAGCAAGCACCAATTGGagggcaaataaaaaaaataaattggaaataaCAATTGTTGGAGCGTATTCTGAATGAaatcaatcaatttaaaaaaaagagtgtgcttaagaccgcacgacagaagtgaatacttctaaatctatgaTTATATCATAATGGATGATActacttggaggaataaggagcaaggcataaataattaatattgtatttaaatccaatgctgtttttaaataaacatcaaaaatctgtatttttcaatagaaactgcaaatacgtccgcttttagaggttaCAGTCTGGCAAattttgtgaggttaggtttggatgtttaggtaagttttatttttttgacgatgatattggacacaacacaagttttcatagcaatactctgtattatgataataatttgtccattttcctcttcacattttgctacacaaatgtTTCCAATAcctagatgaattgttgaagccattACGTACctattaaatcctacattcatctgtaaacttacaatatttgtcgtgtctttatcgtttatattatgtatataaaacaatacagggtatttcacaagtgataataagcctgacggaataataaattcaacccacaatacattttcaaaaaaagccggacattttaatgacagtagccagctttttctggaaatatagtgtgggttgcattttaaattacgtcaggcttATTACCACTCGTGAAACATCCTGTATAGGTATATATCGATGCTGTCATGCTGAAACGACTCGAGCGACAATCGGAAAGTTTTGAGAAAATCTCAAAAAACCtcaaacacaattttttttatatattgaGTTTATATTACCGAACTAGTACATTTGTCTTTTCAATCTCAACGCATTTGTCATTTTTCATCTTATTCCAATAACgggtttggaaaaaaaactgtaaaacaTAGTTTTGTTGTCGCTTAAGTCTTTTTTGTGGTTCAAACCTGTCATACGTGTTGCTTATGTCTAATATTTATGTCGCTCGAGTCTATTTGTTTTCTTACATTTTAGTTGTAACTGTCGCTTAAGTCAGGTGGTTAAGTCTTTTCATCAAACCAGCTAAAGAACTTCAAATTTCTTTTGGTTGCTTAagtcaacaattatttttttttaaatacacaatttttaaatggtttttttattatttatccaATAAATCGAGCATAATATATGAAACAAAAGGTACATAGTATATTTGTAATACATTTGCTAAACAATATTACgcataaatatatttttttaagaaacaataacaatacttATATAGGAATCACAGAATCAAACAAACTAGTCTACTACCACTGCTATCAGTCTTGGGTTTCGTCTTCGATATCGCTTTGGTCTAATATGTCAGGTACATTTGCATTGCTTCTGAGGCTGAAATATTCAGCATGATATTCCGGTTTTATCACATTTGTTCGACACAGATCTAGTAaattttctagtttttttggattaattttttgctctTCTACATAGGCCTTTTTAATTTGGCCAGTTTGATTGGGCTTTATATTTGCCACCAAGTACTCCTCTTCGTTgaagtttattttgtatctcaCATCATCTGTTCCtttctcaaaaaataacttttttatagTTGTAATTTTAACATCTTTCCGTCCGtcctttattttaatttttttagaaaaactttTCCAGTCTAAAAAGTCGGAATAGTGCAGAACCTTTACCACGTATGGCGAAGGTTTTAGCCTCGCATTCCGTAAAATTGTCGGCCACTCTGACGGTGCCTGGATCA encodes:
- the Oga gene encoding protein O-GlcNAcase isoform X1, whose amino-acid sequence is MAEDSNLPNSENLNTKNGNFICGVVEGFYGRPWTTEQRKDLFQKMKKWGMDSYVYAPKDDYKHRAYWRELYTVEEAEHLTGLIQAAKDQNITFYYALSPGLDITYSSAKEITALKRKLEQVSQFGCTAFALLFDDIEPEMSEADKEVFQSFAQAQVSITNDIYQHLGQPRFLVCPTQYCSTRAVPNVTNSEYLNTLGSKLAQEIDIMWTGQKVISRMLTKENIQEITDALRRPPVIWDNLHANDYDQKRVFLGPYSGRSPDLIPKLRGVLTNPNCEYGANFVAIHTLAQWSRCNVDGQRDLTLNDTVSADIKLETETEDGLGEDVPSSLSPNMYHPRQALRNAINEWLPEFSKHKTAWGPIVKPQPAVAVIPLPIIPSINTCMTLTSTTTTTTGSMAQPVVNQNQLQALAEVCSTVTVSESLVSPVPGPVMNSLVSDTKVVCNDSIPNPIAPVPIPIAVSDCETKSITVLSGTHTKPEKEKNKIMNGDKPEEGQIDGKEVGKEEICMNTDTSTDLSNESSLSPSEPMDCNSTPNISPAHVVKAPVENSTEDVPMSETSTSSGSMQVETTDGANQMVVENQTDPDNLRKETELTFEDLSLLCDLFYLPFEHGGQGLQLLQEFNWLKSNAHVVIAANQKKDASRSEVQEWFIRAEKMNEMTQAVNRLFQHLSSCNNREILYDLYSYLWDIRGVISLLNSYVKWLAGGQFPASMPSYTQGTYTWFSKGWKETFMSGEQEPWVFRGGLTADLQRLIPVDSGNDLFVYKVPDVPTCRVFTVRPYLPADEEMVYSVCSRTCKDGLEDPHPYPDQLKNLQADRVVAPYLTLHPEFCFVVEDDAGIVGYACASPDYKKFRVKMELAWIPEMCEKYPMSLSDKDLSKFAQDSISYFHGFKDEIYVSSPTHPSSMICSILPSVLDQSVSKRLVTCLLAALRANGSFGVHVVMSSTDSYTHAFYGKLGFVENTHEAIKGKIVMGRTF
- the Oga gene encoding protein O-GlcNAcase isoform X3, with protein sequence MAEDSNLPNSENLNTKNGNFICGVVEGFYGRPWTTEQRKDLFQKMKKWGMDSYVYAPKDDYKHRAYWRELYTVEEAEHLTGLIQAAKDQNITFYYALSPGLDITYSSAKEITALKRKLEQVSQFGCTAFALLFDDIEPEMSEADKEVFQSFAQAQVSITNDIYQHLGQPRFLVCPTQYCSTRAVPNVTNSEYLNTLGSKLAQEIDIMWTGQKVISRMLTKENIQEITDALRRPPVIWDNLHANDYDQKRVFLGPYSGRSPDLIPKLRGVLTNPNCEYGANFVAIHTLAQWSRCNVDGQRDLTLNDTVSADIKLETETEDGLGEDVPSSLSPNMYHPRQALRNAINEWLPEFSKHKTAWGPIVKPQPAVAVIPLPIIPSINTCMTLTSTTTTTTGSMAQPVVNQNQLQALAEVCSTVTVSESLVSPVPGPVMNSLVSDTKVVCNDSIPNPIAPVPIPIAVSDCETKSITVLSGTHTKPEKEKNKIMNGDKPEEGQIDGKEVGKEEICMNTDTSTDLSNESSLSPSEPMDCNSTPNISPAHVVKAPVENSTEDVPMSETSTSSGSMQVETTDGANQMVVENQTDPDNLRKETELTFEDLSLLCDLFYLPFEHGGQGLQLLQEFNWLKSNAHVVIAANQKKDASRSEVQEWFIRAEKMNEMTQAVNRLFQHLSSCNNREILYDLYSYLWDIRGVISLLNSYVKWLGFSKGWKETFMSGEQEPWVFRGGLTADLQRLIPVDSGNDLFVYKVPDVPTCRVFTVRPYLPADEEMVYSVCSRTCKDGLEDPHPYPDQLKNLQADRVVAPYLTLHPEFCFVVEDDAGIVGYACASPDYKKFRVKMELAWIPEMCEKYPMSLSDKDLSKFAQDSISYFHGFKDEIYVSSPTHPSSMICSILPSVLDQSVSKRLVTCLLAALRANGSFGVHVVMSSTDSYTHAFYGKLGFVENTHEAIKGKIVMGRTF
- the Oga gene encoding protein O-GlcNAcase isoform X2; its protein translation is MAEDSNLPNSENLNTKNGNFICGVVEGFYGRPWTTEQRKDLFQKMKKWGMDSYVYAPKDDYKHRAYWRELYTVEEAEHLTGLIQAAKDQNITFYYALSPGLDITYSSAKEITALKRKLEQVSQFGCTAFALLFDDIEPEMSEADKEVFQSFAQAQVSITNDIYQHLGQPRFLVCPTQYCSTRAVPNVTNSEYLNTLGSKLAQEIDIMWTGQKVISRMLTKENIQEITDALRRPPVIWDNLHANDYDQKRVFLGPYSGRSPDLIPKLRGVLTNPNCEYGANFVAIHTLAQWSRCNVDGQRDLTLNDTVSADIKLETETEDGLGEDVPSSLSPNMYHPRQALRNAINEWLPEFSKHKTAWGPIVKPQPAVAVIPLPIIPSINTCMTLTSTTTTTTGSMAQPVVNQNQLQALAEVCSTVTVSESLVSPVPGPVMNSLVSDTKVVCNDSIPNPIAPVPIPIAVSDCETKSITVLSGTHTKPEKEKNKIMNGDKPEEGQIDGKEVGKEEICMNTDTSTDLSNESSLSPSEPMDCNSTPNISPAHVVKAPVENSTEDVPMSETSTSSGSMQVETTDGANQMVVENQTDPDKKETELTFEDLSLLCDLFYLPFEHGGQGLQLLQEFNWLKSNAHVVIAANQKKDASRSEVQEWFIRAEKMNEMTQAVNRLFQHLSSCNNREILYDLYSYLWDIRGVISLLNSYVKWLAGGQFPASMPSYTQGTYTWFSKGWKETFMSGEQEPWVFRGGLTADLQRLIPVDSGNDLFVYKVPDVPTCRVFTVRPYLPADEEMVYSVCSRTCKDGLEDPHPYPDQLKNLQADRVVAPYLTLHPEFCFVVEDDAGIVGYACASPDYKKFRVKMELAWIPEMCEKYPMSLSDKDLSKFAQDSISYFHGFKDEIYVSSPTHPSSMICSILPSVLDQSVSKRLVTCLLAALRANGSFGVHVVMSSTDSYTHAFYGKLGFVENTHEAIKGKIVMGRTF